Part of the Vigna angularis cultivar LongXiaoDou No.4 chromosome 1, ASM1680809v1, whole genome shotgun sequence genome, ctttattttcttttatgtggTATTTTAAGTTTTTCGTTGAGTAAACAAGGTAACAATGGATCATGAAAAGATATAACTCTAAGAAGAAAATATGTTAGTGTTTTGGTTGAAAAGGTGTCTGAGGGTCGGTCATCCTTTCTTGCTCTggtcgtccttccttgctcTACTCTCTTTCGATCGTCCAATCCTCTTCGAGAACGCAATCTACTATGATGGGTTGTTGACTTGCAAAAGACACCCCGACGTACGCTTAAATctgatatgtttcataaagagatCTCTATTTTATTAGAATAGAGGTGTTTTACTTGGACATCAATCatatatcaattattaataaCGTATAATTGTAAATGGTAAGACAATCTGACCATTCATACTTACTAATTGTCCATAGATAATCATTAACTCCGATAGGTATATTTTGTATAATACAGATAGTAATTGTCTTGTTAATATAtgtaagtttaaaaataaaataaaaaataataatatagatatatattagtagataatttgaattattcatccttataaattaaattttaatcattaattaaaataaaataaaataatttaatatgcaaagatattaattaaaaaattaccaattaatttataaaatatttatattttttatatatatatatatataaagacaaagaaaaataattaatattcttaatatatattaaaaatataaatattatatatatatatatatatatatatatatatatatgaaatttaagcataatagatatatttttgttaatttagatTTGTACGATGTATTCTATTCATTAATCAAACTTTCTGAGAGTAAGTTAAATTTTTTCCTGGTTAGAATAAATTTTtgagaattataaaattaaggtAAAAATAAGCTAAAAGGTGTccaaatagaataataaatgCTTTAAATTTGTTGTGTTATTATGCAATTTTTATATGTTCACGTGAGGAATGGTGAAGATGgggaaagttaaataaaatgtgaaagGTTATGGATGTGCATGTTTTTCTGATTGCGTTGAATTTTAAATCGAGTTTGAatgatttatatgatattttgtttgttgtaaAATAGATGTGTGTGGATTATGAAGTTTTATAGTTCAATAATAGTAGGAAAACTACTTTATAACAATTTCGGAAATTTATAAGTTGATCTCCGTAATTAAAAATGTGACCTGAATTTAACTTCCAATCTTCAGTTTTTCATCCGACGAGAGAAGGTAGAAACGGAAACGCAATTTGTTTGAGCGTGTTCCTctgaataagaagaagaagatgaaagacGTGGTTTAGAATGTGTTGATTATTTGTTGAGGTTCGATGTTGATCAAAGGCAGCAGAAGAGTTGTTCAAGAGCACTTGTTGTTTCTATTAGAGAATTGCAACAGCGTAAACTCCCTCATTCAAATTCACACACAAGTACTTCTCAACGGTCTCTCTCACAAGAACATTATCATCGCCAAGCTTCTTTCCTTCTACATTGCCTCTGGCCATCTCCGACATGCCCATCACCTTTTGGCCAAAATGAACAACCCAACAACCACCGTTTGGAACCACGTCATCAGAGGTTACGCCCGCGGCCACATGCCTTGGAAATCGGTCCAATGTTACAGCCACATGCTGTCTTCTGAGGCTCAGCCGGATGGGATCACGTACTCGTCTCTCCTGAGTGCATGTGCGCGAGGTGGGTTGGAAAAAGAAGGGGAACAGCTGCATGCCACGGTTTTGGTAAAAGGGTATTGCTCCAATGTCTTTGTGGACACAAGTTTGATTAATTTCTATGCGAGGCGTGATGGCGTCCAGCGAGCGCGCCATGTGTTTGACGATATGGCGGAGAGAAGTGTTGTTAGCTGGAATTCTATACTTGCTGGGTATGTCAGGTGTGGCGATTTTGATGGGGCTTTGAGGGTTTTTGACATGATGCCATGTAGGAATGTTGTGTCTTGGACCACCATGGTTTCTGGGTGTGCTCGGAATGGGAAGTGCAGACAggctttgttgttgtttggtgaGATGAGGAGGGCTCGTGTGCCATTGGATCAGGTGGCATTGGTGGCAGCTTTGTCTGCTTGTGCTGAATTAGGGGATCTGAAGTTGGGAAGATGGATCCATTGGTATGTTCAACAGTGGTTTGTTGCCAGGAACGAACAACCGTCAGTGCGCTTGAACAATGCACTCATACACATGTATGCTAGTTGTGGAATCATTCATGAAGCTTATCAAGTGTTTGTCAAGATGCCTTGGAAAAACACTGTGTCTTGGACTAGCATGATCATGGCTTTTGCGAAACAGGGACTGGGGAAGGAAGCCCTTGATACATTTAAAACTATGCTTAGAGACGGTGTGGGAGTAAATGGAGTAAGTCCTGATGAAATAACCTTCATCGGAGTTCTTTGTGCTTGTAGCCATGCAGGGTTTGTGGATGAAGGGCGCCAAATTTTTGCATCCATGAAGCATACTTGGGGAATCAACCCGAGGATTGAACACTATGGATGCATGGTTGATCTGTTGAGCCGTGCTGGATTCTTAGATGAAGCACGTGGACTAATTGAAACTATGCCCTTAAAGCCTAATGATGCCCTTTGGGGTGCCCTTCTTGGTGGTTGTCATATTCACAAGAATTCAGATCTAGCATCACAAGTGGAAAACAAGTTAGTACCCGAGCTCAGCATTGATCAAGCTGCAGGCTATCTTGTGCTTTTGTCAAACATATATGCCTTTGGTCAAAGGTGGCAGGATGTCATTACAGTGAGACAGAAGATGATCGAGATGGGTGTGAAAAAGCCTCCCGGCAGAAGTTGGATCCAAATTAATGGAGCTGTCCACAATTTTGTTGCGGGTGACATGACTCATAAGCATTCATATTTTATCTATGAAATTCTGTATGATGTCTCAAAGCAAGCCAATTTGGAAGGCTATGAAtcaaagataaatattttcttggatGTTGAATTGTAAGAAGGACATAGTTTCTTGCTTTGTGCCTTCTAGCTCTACAATTATATCTGTTTGCATCTTTTCAGAAGGCTGGTGCTTATTTTCTTGCTTTTGGAGTGGCTTTGCTAATGAAGATACCGTTTTCCTAAAATTACGTGGCTTATTGGTTTGTCTTAAAAACATGCAGATTTAGttttataaacaaattcaaaaaaattgaagatacGCTAATCGGTTTGTTTATTCCGGAGCTTTCcataagaaatacaattaaaaaatatctataactTAAACTAGCTTTTGCCTAATTCAAGTTAGAGGTAGTAGATGAGTGATTTATTCATCATATGAAACAAGCAACTTATTAACATCAAAAGAACACattgaataaaacaataaaatagtaCAAAAAATTCAACAACAACTCATATTGATTTTAACATCTGTCTTTTCCCATATCTCTTTAGTCTATAAAATATTACAAgtgaaagtaaaagaaaagtCCTAAAGAGAAATGAAAGCATGGAGTgctatgaatttataaaatttctggTCTTGGTTGTAGCTCCAAACATGGTGGTCAACTTGTGAGTTTTCTTTCCATGGAGAGTTTCCTCATATAGCTCAAACAAtctttatgatatttaatcCAAAAGGTTACTTTCAATGGTAGGTTTTCTTTATGGTTGAGCTCTAAAAGTTGGTGCTTTAAATTACTCCATGGTAAAGTTGTCCTTGCGTGGCTTAGACACCATCTATTTAGCTCAAGCTGTGaaggaaaaatatgaaatatattgtaACCATCTTTCAATGCTTAGGTTATACACTTTTGGGGCTCAAGCTGCTTGACTCTGTTTTCTTCTAAACTGCATCAATTCACACAAATTGCATTGCATCATCACACTTGTTTATTTCTAAATACTTTTAGCAAATTCTAAGTGAAGGGAAGtgaaatatcaaatttatgCAAGAAATCAAACAAGATAAGTGCCAAAATGTATGTGAAATATGAGTAAAATAGACACTTATCATCTTCATGAATTTATccgtaaatattttattagcaaaaagataaaattgccACAATGACTTGTCAAAGTGGTTGCCATAGTCTAAATTCAAGGGCAACATATAATGAATAGAGGCCACAAATGTTGCTTGCAGAATCcatcataaaattgtttatgaaaatatgaaggGCTAAAGATGTTGtaataatattactttattgcaaaagaaagtttTGCAACGTTGAGAGCAACGTTCCTTTTGGCAACGGTATGCAACGTTCCTTTTCCAATTCCAAcgttaaaatattttagctctataaatagagatcaATTTTCCCATTTCAAGATCATCAAAAAAATcaatcttctcttcttaatctcatttttctttcctaAACCTATCCTGGGTATATACTTATAGAGTTTCTTGCTAGTTATGAGATCCTCAGATATATCctgggaagttcctgttgtatcctgggggacttgcgcaatacaccgcggataagtccttaaggacaatgactctacacgcctcaggaaattcTGTTCGTGATTCTGTCAGCAATTTTACTataatcttaaggacttatggctgacatCAACATCATGCCTTCAGAGAGCCAAACCATTGCTTCCGGAACCCAGACGCTCTTCGCAAAATCTCTTCCGAACGTATCAAAAATCGAGATTTTCTCTGGACAGAACTTCCGACGCTGGCAAGAACGCGTTTCCACCCTTTTAGACATGTATGGAGTTGTTGCTGCTCTTTCATCTCCGAAGCCCGACTCCACTATTCCTTCAAACTCAAAACTAGTTGAAGAGTGGACTTACGCGAATAAGGTATGTCGACACACTCTGCTTAGTGCActttctaatgatttgttcGATGTGTACTGTTCCTACAAGGAAGCAAAGGACATTTGGGActcgttgattctcaaatacactgCCAAAGATGTCGTCAGACAAAGATTCGTCATAGGAAATTATTATCGTTGGGAAATGATTGAAGACAAGGacataaaaactcaaatcaacGAATACCACAAGTTGCTCGAAGACATCAAAGCATAAAACATTCTACTACCGGATGAATTCGTTTCAGAACTACTGATCGAGAAATTGCCGCCATCCTGGACAGATTACAAACAACAGTTGAAACACAGGCACAAGCAAATGTCTCTACCAGAACTTATTACGCACATAATaattgaagataccaacaggAAGGAGTCTGCTACTACAAGGGCCAAAGCTTTATCTGCGAAAGCAAATATGGTAGAAGGAAAACCTGCTCCAAAAAGGTACGAATACAAACCTGAtcacaaaaggaaaaataattttcttaaatctcgTCCCCATGAATCTAAACCcaactttaaaaagaaaggaaattgcttcgTATGTGGGAAGTCAGGCCATCATGCACCGCAGTGCAGGCGCAGAGTAAGAAACGACAATCCTCCTAAGGCTAATATAGTcgaaggagatgacattattgCTGCGGTCATTTCTCAAGTAAATCTGATGACCAATGTGAGCAAGTGGGTGGTAGACTCAGGTGCTACCAGGCATATCTGTGCAAACAGAAGTGATTTtacctcttacactagtgtaggggACGGAGAAGAACACGTCTACCTCGGTGATTCCAGGACCACTCCTGTTctgggaaaaggaaaagttcttctcaaactcacatctagaaagactctggccttgagtgatgtgctacatgtgccatcaatcagagttaatttaatctctgtaTCACTACTGGGAAAAGTGGGGGTTAAAGTGACTTTTGAGTCTGACAAGATcattatgacaaaaaataatgtttttgtggggaagggatattgtgatcaaggactcttcattctaaatgtttctgaaaatattaatgaatcatcTTCTTCTACTTATCTTGTTGACAATGATCCATGTAACTTTGTAGAAGCCATTAGTGCTCCTGATGCAAAACAGTGGGATAAGGCCATTAGGattgaaattgaatcaattcagaaaaataatacttggaccttagtagatttgcctaaaggagcaaaacccattggttgtaagtggatctttaagaaaaagtatcatccTGATGGATCCATAGAGAAgtataaggcaagattagtagcaaaaggttttactcaaaaacccaacatagattactttgatacttttgcttcagtgactaggatttcctctattcGAGTTTTGTTAGCCCTAGCAGCTATCCATAAGCTAGTGATACATCAGATGGATGTTAAAACTacctttttgaatggtgatttagaggaggaaatttatatgactcaacctgaagggtgtGTTGTACCTGGTCAAGAGAATAAGGtatgtaaacttttaaaatctttgtatgggttgaaacaagcaccaaaacagtggcatgaaaaactagataatgtattgctatgtgatggtttttcacctaataatgttgataaatgtgtgtactctaaatttgaaaatggtgattgcgtcattatatgtttgtatgtggatgacatgttaatttttggtacatgcaatgacATTGTTAGTAGAACTAAATTATTTCTAGGAtcgaactttgaaatgaaagacatgggtgaagccaatgtaattttaggtgttaaaatcataaggaagggagatagtatattactatcccagGAACAATACATTGaaaaacttcttaagaagtttgggtattatgatttcaaacccgtaagtaccccttatgatgctaactttaaattaatgaaaaatagaggagaatcattatctcagactcagtatgcccagataattgggagcttactacacttgatgagcttttctagacctgatattgcttatgcagtaggtagactgagtaggtacactcaatgtccaaatcaagaacattgggatgcactttctaggcttatgagatacttaagaggttcaatggattatgccattgaatatagtggatttcccgtTGTACTAGAAGGATATAGTGATGCTAAttggatctctgattcagatgagacaaaatccactagtggttatgtattcacacttgggggtggtgtgattacatggagatcagccagacaaactattattgcaagatcaacaatggaatctgagtttgtcgcccttgagatggctggtagtgaggctgagtggttgaaaaacttcttagcgaacattccattaggaatgaaaccaaccccatcggtatctatacactgtgattgccaatcggcaatagctatagctaaaaacaagaattacaatggaaagaatagacatatccaattgagacacaatttggtaaagcagctgctaaagagtggaactatttccattgactatgtgaagtcagaaagGAATCTAGCAGACcctctgacaaaacccttgggaagaaatatgatcttagaaacatcgaggggaatgggaCTTAATCCACtgacaaacaaacaagtgatggtaacccaacctttgtgattggagatcccatgaataaggttcacatgggtaaaaacaagtcacttgttagttctgatagcactaaattgatttcaatcaattatgtcccttcctatggtgtgtgtgtgtaaagtgctagagactgcattattgagaggttaaactttgtaattaatcaaagtttttaatgatcttcataTCCCTTACGGGTAGTGTATGacttgcagcatacacttgatgaaatcacctatatgagtgtcaagtgaGGCCGCTTgtatgagatcttggcatgatctctagagcactcatgaataccgggcacgcgcatggcctaaCTAGCGCAACACAGCGATAACAACAAGAATTGTGGGGGTGTactgtgattga contains:
- the LOC108337817 gene encoding pentatricopeptide repeat-containing protein At4g21065, producing MAERSVVSWNSILAGYVRCGDFDGALRVFDMMPCRNVVSWTTMVSGCARNGKCRQALLLFGEMRRARVPLDQVALVAALSACAELGDLKLGRWIHWYVQQWFVARNEQPSVRLNNALIHMYASCGIIHEAYQVFVKMPWKNTVSWTSMIMAFAKQGLGKEALDTFKTMLRDGVGVNGVSPDEITFIGVLCACSHAGFVDEGRQIFASMKHTWGINPRIEHYGCMVDLLSRAGFLDEARGLIETMPLKPNDALWGALLGGCHIHKNSDLASQVENKLVPELSIDQAAGYLVLLSNIYAFGQRWQDVITVRQKMIEMGVKKPPGRSWIQINGAVHNFVAGDMTHKHSYFIYEILYDVSKQANLEGYESKINIFLDVEL